The genomic DNA TCATATTTTATGCCGATGTTTTGTTCTGCGAAACCGTATGTCGTTATTTTGTCTACCCTGGCTACTATCCTTCTCTTTGCGGCAATGTACATGACGTCTCATATTCTCAGTAATCAATATGACGATCCGAATTTATTTAAACCTAATTCGCAAGATTATTTCAGAACTTCACTATTAggaattttttcacctgTATTATACTATTTCATAAAgacatttcttttcaatgtaaaaaagaagtatCCGATCCTAAATCTTCTGGTCGATTTCCCTTTGAATGACTGGttcattcttttgataatcgTTTGCCTAGCATATCCACAGCTCGAACAATATGATATAGCAGCAGACACACTCTTGTGGCATATATTGCCTAGGCAGTCATATCTTTTTGGAATTGCTTGGTCGTTAGGTGAATTTATCATATGTGTTATTGGTAATATCTTCAGTTATCAGGAGGTTCCTATGAGGAACAAAAGCAACGGCAATAGCTCAAACATTATGAATAATGATGACATTTTCTATGAAGGTAATGCAGATATAGATAATGATGGTTCTTTCTTACAGAGGGATAAGATCACTTTGTCAAAATGTATCGGAGTTAGACGAAATTCGTCATCGATATCTCAAAATGTTTATTGCCCCgaaaatgatttcaaaaagcatcTGCATGTTTATTCTACTGATTATGGGTCACTCAAGCATGGCGAAAATAACAGTAACCTGGAGGATACTTTAGTAATGGTTGATCCCACTGATAATTCTTTGAGGTTAGCTTCTTTAGACCTAGAAGAGGACACTGCAAGAGGACTCATCCCTTCGACAGCCAAAACACAATTCGGAAATAGAACTAGCAATGGTACCAGAGGCAACGTGAAATATTTTCCTCCGATAAATAACAAAAGGGATCTATTCATAGGGATAGGGTTATTGTTACTAGTCGTGATTAGTAACATTTTACTAACCATAGGCCAATGTTTGATTACTTCAATCTACTTCATATACGTACCAGGTCATAAAGAGCTCTTCACACGCATAGTTAATTATTTTGGCAGAAGGACGCTAAAATATTTTCTAATGGTTGTTGTCATCCCTTTTAGCACACTAAATCTTCTTGCCAATGGAATGATTTACATGTGGAGGGATAGCAACTTTCAATGCTCAGCTGCTGTTAACCCAGATTTCCTTTCAAGAACGTACTCCAATAGTATAAGAAATCACCATGATTACTACGAGTCGGGTTCCTCCCTGCACCAGTCAAGACAGGGCTCGATTACTATTTCTGATTTGGCGTCCCAACAAGATCCATCCTCATTGATGCTTATACCGTCTCCATTAGACTATCCTCATCATTACGGCTCCAATTTAGACGATTACGAAGCTTTTTCGCCAAGAGTTCTGGGACGCGTTAGAAACATTATCTGTTCATGGCGTAAAGTTGCCGTTAAGGACTCCTTTGTGCTTACGTCGATGTTCATCTGGGGCATGGTAATTTTCATTACCGGTATAAGGAGTACTATCACCTTTTGAGCATACTTGACTTGTGTCACTTTTTCTGTTCTTTTTACTGTTTTATATTGTTTATCTGCCTATAACttaaaatttcaacttcatcGTAAAGCTGCATATCCAGGgactgaaaaaaaaaaacgcTTGCGAGGGATTAACATAATTTCAGCCTCTATTTCAGATAAATAACAAGGATTTGGTCTACTTTTGGGTTTTTTGAGAATTAAGCAACCTAGATTACAAGTCAATCGAAGagaattcaattgaaaatggattcTACGCAACCTTTACTTAATCGGAGTTTAAGCAGAGCTTCCCGCACAGGCACACTAACCACATGGGAATGCGCAAAGAAGGATAttgaattgatttttttatcttctccCGTTAATGTTTTACTTTTGTTTGTGCCATTGGGTTTGATATGGGGTTATGGTCAGATGTCTCATACATGGAGCTTCGTCTTTAATTTCTTGGCGATAGTTCCCCTTGCTGCCGTATTGGCGAATGCCACTGAACAGTTGGCCGACAAAGCTGGCAGTACAATTGGCGGTCTTTTGAATGCTACGTTTGGTAATGCTGTTGAATTAATTGTCTCTGTAATTGCGTTGAGAGAGGGTCAAGTCAGAATTGTCCAAGCTTCAATGTTAGGTAGTCTACTGTCAAATCTGTTACTGGTTCTAGGATTTTGCTTTGTCTTTGGTGGATACAATGGTTTACAACAGTCGTTCAATCAAACTGCTGCCCAGACAATGTCCTCCTTATTGGCTATCTCTTGTGCTTCTTTGCTAATTCCTGCCGCCTTCAGAGCAACCATTCCCCACAGCAAGGAAGATTGGGTTATTGAAGATAAAATTCTGGCATTATCAAGATATACCTCTATTATCCTTCTAATCGTCTatgttttatttttggttttcCAATTGGGGAGTCATCATATGATTTTCGAAcaacaagaagaagaaactgaCGAAATTATCAGCCaatattcaagaaaggGTTCTCATCACGAACTAAGTATCAAGTCGGCCTTGATTATTCTACTAGGTGCAACAATTCTGGTTTCTATTTGTGCCGATTTCCTAGTTGGTACGATAGATAATGTTGTCGCATCCACCGGTTTATCCAAGACCTTCATCGGTTTGATTATTATCCCAATTGTTGGTAATGCAGCTGAGCACGTTACATCCGTGATGGTTGCCATGAAAAACAAGATGGATTTAGCAATTAGCGTTGCCGTCGGCTCCTCATTACAGATCGCTCTTATGGTGACACCTTTCATGGTGTTAGTTGGCTGGGTGATTGATGTGCCAATGACCCTGAACTTCTCTACTTTCGAAACCACAACTTTATTCATCTCTATCTTCTTGTCGAATTACTTGATTTTAGACGGTGAATCAAATTGGCTAGAAGGTGTTATGGCACTAGCCATGTATATTCTAATTGCCATGGCCTTCTTCTTCTACCCCGATGAACCAATGCCTTCTCAGGTGGCTGAACAAGTGATTAAATCAGTATTGTGATTAAATTGCTTTGCTTGAAAGAATCAAGTAATGGATATTTATCTATAGGTATGTAAGTAAAAGTCGCGAAAATTAAGATAAAGGATGtttcatattcttcattGATGGCTGGAACTTGCAATCTGTTTCTGAtattgccattttttttcaccagCAACACGAAAAGTTTCGCATCTGAGGCGTCAAAAAATTTCGCGATTGCGCGCTGGTCAAAAATTTCGAGTTTCTATTAAGAATTCAGCCAGCtaataatatcatcagTAAGTCCCGAAGCACCACTGCATGTAGAGGCTTGCTGCGAATCAGGCACTTGTGCCGTTAGAGTTTCAAGCTGGGTACATAGATGGTTTGATGCGAGGAAATATATAACTGAAGTGAATACATGAATATCCACTGTTCTTGAAGCTTCTTACATAAAACTCAGGCACCAGGATTATAACACGAGGTTCGAGTGCAGCGATGTCAGATTACGAGGCTCTTTTGCACTTCAATAGGAGACAAGTTTCATCAGAAATGATACAGTATCTAGCCTCGAACACTGCTTGTATCATTCAAATTAAGCCAAGTCGCAGTCTGATAGATGTTGCGCTGCCAGCACCATCG from Zygotorulaspora mrakii chromosome 7, complete sequence includes the following:
- the AIT1 gene encoding Ait1p (similar to Saccharomyces cerevisiae YDL180W; ancestral locus Anc_7.291), which translates into the protein MVRIDHAASYFMPMFCSAKPYVVILSTLATILLFAAMYMTSHILSNQYDDPNLFKPNSQDYFRTSLLGIFSPVLYYFIKTFLFNVKKKYPILNLLVDFPLNDWFILLIIVCLAYPQLEQYDIAADTLLWHILPRQSYLFGIAWSLGEFIICVIGNIFSYQEVPMRNKSNGNSSNIMNNDDIFYEGNADIDNDGSFLQRDKITLSKCIGVRRNSSSISQNVYCPENDFKKHLHVYSTDYGSLKHGENNSNLEDTLVMVDPTDNSLRLASLDLEEDTARGLIPSTAKTQFGNRTSNGTRGNVKYFPPINNKRDLFIGIGLLLLVVISNILLTIGQCLITSIYFIYVPGHKELFTRIVNYFGRRTLKYFLMVVVIPFSTLNLLANGMIYMWRDSNFQCSAAVNPDFLSRTYSNSIRNHHDYYESGSSLHQSRQGSITISDLASQQDPSSLMLIPSPLDYPHHYGSNLDDYEAFSPRVLGRVRNIICSWRKVAVKDSFVLTSMFIWGMVIFITGIRSTITF
- the VCX1 gene encoding Vcx1p (similar to Saccharomyces cerevisiae VCX1 (YDL128W); ancestral locus Anc_7.290) translates to MDSTQPLLNRSLSRASRTGTLTTWECAKKDIELIFLSSPVNVLLLFVPLGLIWGYGQMSHTWSFVFNFLAIVPLAAVLANATEQLADKAGSTIGGLLNATFGNAVELIVSVIALREGQVRIVQASMLGSLLSNLLLVLGFCFVFGGYNGLQQSFNQTAAQTMSSLLAISCASLLIPAAFRATIPHSKEDWVIEDKILALSRYTSIILLIVYVLFLVFQLGSHHMIFEQQEEETDEIISQYSRKGSHHELSIKSALIILLGATILVSICADFLVGTIDNVVASTGLSKTFIGLIIIPIVGNAAEHVTSVMVAMKNKMDLAISVAVGSSLQIALMVTPFMVLVGWVIDVPMTLNFSTFETTTLFISIFLSNYLILDGESNWLEGVMALAMYILIAMAFFFYPDEPMPSQVAEQVIKSVL